In a genomic window of Pseudomonas mohnii:
- a CDS encoding arylamine N-acetyltransferase family protein: MSEPRLTDLALYLRRLGFGAPPAPTLETLRQLQLRHTGVFPFENLTTLSGEPVLIDLPSVEKKVLHEGRGGYCYELNNLYLALLQSLGFEARGISGRVVMGQPEGAWTARTHRLSLVTLDGVRYISDVGFGGMVPTAPLLLDIADEQLTPHESYRIEQHADGYILSARVADEWRAMYIFDLQRQEDIDYAVGNWYVSTHPESTFARQLMVARTGEGWRRTLNNGSFAIHRLGRDSERRQVADVQELIDLLESEFDIRVPPQATLVRTLERLIVTQ; this comes from the coding sequence ATGAGTGAGCCACGCCTGACCGACCTCGCGTTATACCTGCGACGCCTGGGTTTTGGCGCGCCCCCGGCGCCGACCCTGGAAACCCTGCGACAACTGCAATTGCGCCATACCGGCGTGTTCCCGTTTGAAAACCTGACCACGTTATCCGGCGAACCCGTGCTGATCGACTTGCCCTCGGTCGAGAAGAAAGTCCTGCACGAGGGGCGAGGCGGGTACTGCTACGAACTCAATAATCTGTACCTGGCCTTGCTTCAGTCGCTCGGATTCGAGGCGCGTGGGATCAGCGGCCGGGTGGTCATGGGCCAGCCCGAAGGCGCGTGGACAGCCCGCACTCACCGCTTGAGCCTGGTCACCCTGGACGGCGTGCGTTACATCAGCGACGTTGGCTTCGGCGGCATGGTGCCGACTGCGCCGCTGCTGCTTGATATCGCCGATGAACAACTCACGCCACATGAGTCGTATCGCATCGAACAGCACGCCGATGGCTACATCCTGAGCGCCAGGGTCGCGGACGAATGGCGAGCGATGTACATCTTCGACCTGCAGCGCCAGGAAGACATCGATTACGCCGTCGGCAACTGGTATGTCTCGACTCACCCCGAATCAACGTTCGCCAGGCAATTGATGGTGGCGCGGACCGGGGAGGGGTGGCGACGTACGCTCAACAACGGCAGTTTTGCGATTCATCGCCTGGGACGTGACAGCGAACGCCGGCAGGTGGCCGATGTACAGGAGTTAATCGACTTGCTGGAAAGCGAGTTCGATATACGTGTGCCACCCCAAGCGACGTTGGTGCGCACACTTGAGCGATTGATAGTGACGCAATAG